In the genome of Juglans microcarpa x Juglans regia isolate MS1-56 chromosome 6S, Jm3101_v1.0, whole genome shotgun sequence, the window tagaaataaaatttaaaaaaaataaaaaataggttttttcttttttcttttttcttgatcttGGTTTCCTAATCCATCTGGAAAGACCTATGCTGACTCGATGGCACGTGTTCAAAGATGGCTAAAACCACGACTGGCATGTCGTGGTGCCGAGCCAGATCCACATGGAGGAGGCTGTACTTTTcttaatctaataaaaaaagacacgaccggatccatttttttttttaattttattttaaggaaacaactcattttatcaatGATATAAAGTTATAActgtaaattataaatatataaaaaatttagattatAAGTCAATTACGCATCATTTTTGGAACATCTCTatacacaaatttctttatagCAGACATTATCTTAACTTCACAACAAACTTTCTCCTAATAGAGAAAGGAGTTCTgtaaaaaagaacttaaaagCCCCCTCTATCCTCTCAAGAATGAAGAGTACAGGATACTAATATGAACACTAAAttcaatagcctatttctaatttattaatgactgcaataataaaaaaattacaaattaaacaCACTAACAACTACATAACCACAAGCACCGGTGTGACCCTAGACGTCACGCCCTCTGCAAGCATCGGTATCTCAGTCCTGACGGCACGAGCATCCAGCTCATGCACAGGCAAAATAGCCTTCATTGCACAGGCGGCACCTACGCACGAGCACTGGCTATACGACCACTGGCCGTAACATCACCCGCCACTCTCGAACAGCCCTTGTCCCAGATTACGTCCAATCCAAAAAACTCAACACCTCACTCGAGTCAACAAGAAAATaacgaaacaaacaaaaaataaaacactgaAAACGGaacaacaagaaacaaaaaatcaaaaacactgAAATAAAACGAATGAACAATGCACAATGCAACGCCAGTGGCGCGTGCAGGACACTGGTCAATCTGGGAGGAAAATCGCCGGTCAATCTTGGAAGTCTCGAAGTTAGGGATTCCAGAGAAGCTGAATGTAGCATTGATAGAGGGCTCCTCGGTGACGCGTGAAAGCTACTTGCCAATGAGATTCGGAACTTCCTCCCGCGCGTGCGGACTACGCTCCACTTgtttatattaatatgaatgacAAAAAAGCTTAATATAAGATAATGTGAACAGAAATCTGCCATTAGATAttcttcttaaataaataaGCGAAATTACTCAATCTTCATTgcatattttttacttatatcCTCCACGTCACTTaggtataaaatttttttgataaattaaatgataaaatttgatctataaaatttaaatttttgaaattaaattatattgtaTAAACACTTTATGagaattcttttttcttaacagcttatatataagaattttgCGTAACCTTCATCGTCATATTATAAAGTTGTTGCCTCGTTATGTTCCtgtttttacttattttttcatgtaacaATAAaggaaattttataaattaattttatttttttatataaaaaatatcttaagacCCAATCAACTGATTAATTATATCGTTGTTGACCTGTAGCAAATGTAATTCCCAgtaaccaaaaaaagaaaaaggtcgTCCTACCTACATAACCACAATGTTGTTGTTGACCTGattttcctagttttttttttttactccatCCTACATAAtcgaataataaaaaaaaaagcaacaaaatggaaaagcatcttctttcattcttttatataaaaaaatgcaaacaatACACTAGCTATTTGTATTTatggatgatattttagggGTTACACGTTATTTCATCTATTTCAttcaatctaattattataatctttttaaatttttatataaaatataataaataattatatttttttaattttcaaaataaaaattatattaaaatattatatcctAGAATTTTATTCGACTTTTACCCACCTCATCTCCTGCCTTTCCGTCCAAATTGTTCTCTGCTGTCTCCCGCTGTTTCTtgggaaacaaacaaaaacaaccaaaacaaacctaactccctccccctcccctcccGGGGGCTAACTGTTGCGCGTCCTTCCTCAAATACCTCATGTTGCCACCCCACAACCGCTCTCTGTTTCTATAGGATTCTCtgttcttaaaattaaaaaatcaatccTTTAGGGGATCATCGTAGTTTCTTCGTATCATGGGTGCCGATTTATCTGTTTTCTTCTCGGGCATAACTGGGTCTAATTGTTCCAATGGGTCTTTGTCTTTGCAATCGAAACCCAGTTTGGGAGACTTACCTGAGAGCTGTGTAGCCCTGGTTCTGGCCTCCTTGGACCCGCCAGAGATTTGCAAATTGGCGAGGCTGAATCGGGCTTTTCGTGGGGCTTCGTGGGCCGATTTTCTGTGGGAATCGAAGTTGCCGTCGAATTATCAAGTTCTTGTTAGGAAAGTGTTCGGTGAGTTGCCGGGGGATTTGGGTAAGCGGGAGATATACGCGAGGCTTTGTCAGGCTAATAGTTTCGATTGTGATACCAAGGTATTGttctttttggttctttttgGTTGTCCTCTGTTTGCGTGCCGAGGAAGTTTGGAATGATTGAACAATGCCCCATCTTGAGCAATTTTTTGATCGGTGTGGGGGGGCTGTTGTTCATGTGGAAGTAAATAAGGATTTTTCCTCGGGAACTAATACGGTTAATTCATAGGATTGGGAATTTGTTTAGTGTTTGTTTTGGTTCGTTTGTATCGAATTCGTTTAAGAGTCTTACtctgtttgggtaatgagaaacaaggtaagaaaataaaatgaactttggaattcttagaattttttaattaattgagcGGGGATGAAATTATTTGTTTTAGTAGTGACATTTTTTTTAGGTTTGGATCTGGAGTAAGCCCGTGACGAAAATGCAAAATGAACATCTCTTTATATTAAGATCACGTTTCTCATAATTTTAGGGCAGAAGTTTTACTCTCTGACTTGATGGGAATTGGTTTTAAATATAATCACAAGAACATGTAGAATAAGATtcggatttttattttcttctactttcttGGTGGCCAATCATGAGCTCTTCTTCTTGATTTGGATCTGATAAGTTGGTATAAAAATTGGAATTTTGGCAGAAATTTTGGATGCATAAAAGTACCGGTGGTGTTTGTTTGTCCATTGCTTCAAAAGGGTTATCGATCACTGGGATTGATGATCGAAGATATTGGAGTCATATCCCAACGGAAGAATCTGGGTGAGATTCatgcactctttttttttatttttatgtgatgattttGACGGAAATGGGAAACATTATATGTTTCTGTCCTATATCTTTTAGACTGCTTttctgaaaaaaagaaaaagttctcTTAGATGGATGATGGAAACTCTAGTCGTTCGGGGAATTCCATTGCTGGAATGTGTCAAAGTAGGTTTCTTCTCATCAATAATGCTTGAAATTTCGAGAATTTATTGCATTGGGaaaatttgtatgttttttgtCAAGTTTTAGGTGGTACTTGCcccaaaaaaaatcttttagatGGATGATGGATACTCCAACCATTCCAAGAATTCTCTTGCTGGAGTTTGTCAAAGTAGGTATTTGATTTCAGAAGGATTTTATTAGCTGAATTCGAAAAgatattcattttttgtttttggtttcaaATTCAGATAGCTTATTTCCGGTTTGGGTTTGTCTGTGGACTGCACATCAAAGTAGGTTTTTCATCAATAAtgcttgaaaaaagaaaattatcggctctttaaaaattatgtatttggTTTCGTAAGGACTTTATTAGCTTAGGGGAAGTTGATACACCGCACCTTGTAAACCCTCCTTCTCAGCATAATTTCAGGAAAACAGTTCTTGGAAAATAATTATTGGCTTCTGTACAACCACAAGTTATTACATTCAGGTCATTTGAAGAATTTCGTATACCGTTGAGTTTACCCTCGCCACTAACAGATCAAAGTAACTATGATTAGGAGCTGGTCATGTTAAGACGAGAAGAGCAGAATTACTAAGAAAACTACTAGAGAAGTGAGCTAAATTTAAATATGGAATTCCAGATTATGCCGAAACGTTAGCAGCACATGAATGATACCAAGGGTAAGAGAGTTTATTACACCTAGACTCTATGAAAATCAGACGCTACATAGCAGGCCGGTTACTTGACTGCGATTGAGGAGAGCTTTGGGGAGAAGTGAAGAAAGACTAACAGAGTTTTAATGTCACACACAAACAAATTGAGATCTCTGGTCTAAAATTGGATTTCACCTGTCAGAT includes:
- the LOC121237605 gene encoding F-box protein PP2-A12-like yields the protein MGADLSVFFSGITGSNCSNGSLSLQSKPSLGDLPESCVALVLASLDPPEICKLARLNRAFRGASWADFLWESKLPSNYQVLVRKVFGELPGDLGKREIYARLCQANSFDCDTKKFWMHKSTGGVCLSIASKGLSITGIDDRRYWSHIPTEESGFRTVAYVQQIWWFEVDGEVEFPFPTGTYSLFFRLQLGQTSKWFGRQICNTEHVHGWDIKPVQFQLWTSDGQHAASKCLLNVTKWKYYHVGDFVVDKSNAATKIKFSMTQIDCTHTKGGLCLDSVVIYPSEFRERLKRF